One Octopus sinensis linkage group LG11, ASM634580v1, whole genome shotgun sequence genomic window carries:
- the LOC115217368 gene encoding barrier-to-autointegration factor B, giving the protein MSTSQKFRNFVDEPMGDKSVKQLAGIGDTLGDRLIEKGYEKAYNVLGQFLLLNKDEELFKDWISETINANAKQGRDCFNCLKTWCDNYL; this is encoded by the exons ATGTCTACTTCACAGAAGTTCAGAAATTTTGTTGATGAGCCTATGGGTGATAAATCTGTTAAGCAGCTGGCTGGAATTGGCGATACTTTAGGAGACAGACTGATTGAAAAGGGCTATGAAAAG gcCTATAACGTTTTGGGTCAGTTCCTTCTTCTAAACAAAGATGAAGAATTGTTTAAAGACTGGATCTCAGAGACAATTAATGCCAATGCAAAGCAGGGAAGAGATTGCTTTAATTGTCTGAAGACATGGTGTGACAATTATCTGTAA
- the LOC115217266 gene encoding uncharacterized protein K02A2.6-like has protein sequence MRYKPGKDLILVDALSRLSSHDKQMEGLSIKVHHIVNATNTKLAQIKEETSKDEELQLLTQMVIQVWPEKRHQVQHLIREYWAIHDDISVENGILMAGSRIVIPQSMQKEILDKIHQGHLGMDKCKLRAKSAVYWVGMYKDIEKTVSTCHIYQKYRNSQQKDEMISGDIPRRPWQAVGVDLFTESQEWSWIYRKTGADSEENTSQMPRDQGRPTPGTSVPTSDTAEG, from the exons ATGAGGTACAAGCCAGGAAAAGACCTGATATTGGTGGATGCTCTTTCCAGACTATCCTCACATGATAAACAGATGGAAGGACTAAGCATAAAGGTCCACCACATTGTAAATGCAACAAACACAAAGCTAGCACAAATCAAAGAGGAGACCAGCAAAGATGAAGAACTCCAACTCCTCACTCAGATGGTGATTCAAGTGTGGCCAGAAAAGAGACATCAGGTGCAGCACCTCATTCGTGAATATTGGGCCATCCATGATGATATATCAGTGGAGAATGGAATCCTGATGGCTGGATCCCGAATAGTTATACCCCAATCAATGCAAAAAGAGATTCTTGACAAGATTCACCAAGGGCATCTGGGAATGGATAAATGCAAGCTCCGAGCTAAGTCAGCAGTATATTGGGTAGgcatgtacaaagacatagaaaagacAGTTTCTACATGCCACATCTATCAAAAGTATAGAAACTCacaacaaaaggatgaaatgatATCTGGTGACATCCCAAGAAGGCCATGGCAAGCTGTTGGAGTAGATCTGTTCACAGAGAGCCAagaatg GTCATGGATTTATAGAAAGACAGGTgcagacagtgaagagaacactagTCAAATGCCGAGAGACCAAGGAAGACCCACACCTGGCACTTCTGTCCCTACGAGCGACACCGCTGAGGGCTGA